A genomic region of Melopsittacus undulatus isolate bMelUnd1 chromosome 5, bMelUnd1.mat.Z, whole genome shotgun sequence contains the following coding sequences:
- the CCDC59 gene encoding thyroid transcription factor 1-associated protein 26, translated as MVAAQRGPSTAENASAKGRGPRRKRLWRPNPMRSVVGSVQEGRGFAFRRKQKIERQYRKLLRKGKKVHSQQDNQFTDTYPEHLKHLYLAEEEMLKKRRRRTPDNSLVSEEKLNEAVESVTTEGKCKKKTSNQKAKEEYEKIKAERARKKEEAEKKKQQREAAQRLYKQKKMEAYKILSKKTKRGQPNLNLQVEFLLQKIQQNA; from the exons ATGGTGGCGGCACAGCGCGGGCCGTCAACGGCTGAAAATGCCAGTGCCAAGGGCCGAGGACCCCGCCGCAAGAGGCTGTGGAGGCCCAACCCCATGCGCAGTGTCGTGGGAAGTGTGCAGGAGG GACGAGGATTTGCATTTcggagaaaacaaaaaatcgAAAGACAATACAGGAAATTattgagaaagggaaagaaggttCATTCACAACAGGATAATCAATTTACTGATACTTATCCAGAGCACTTGAAGCATCTTTACCTAGCTGAGGAAGAAATGCTCAAGAAACGGCGGCGCAGGACCCCAGATAATTCGCTTGTATCAGAAGAAAAACTTAATGAAGCAGTAGA GTCAGTTACAACTGAAGGGAAATGTAAGAAGAAAACATCTAatcagaaggcaaaagaagagtATGAGAAAATAAAGGCTGAGCGTGCTAGAAAGAAAGAG gaagcagaaaaaaagaaacaacaaagagaAGCAGCCCAGCGTTTGTACAAGCAGAAGAAGATGGAAGCTTATAAAATATtgagtaagaaaacaaaaagaggacAGCCAAATCTAAACTTACAAGTGgagtttcttcttcagaaaatacaacaaaatgcATAA